Proteins found in one Gadus macrocephalus chromosome 23, ASM3116895v1 genomic segment:
- the si:ch1073-391i24.1 gene encoding receptor-type tyrosine-protein phosphatase mu, translating to MNRLDPQTNSSPIKEEFRTLNMVTPTLRVEDCSIALLPRNHEKNRCMDVLPPDRCLPFLITIDGESSNYINAALMDSYKQPSAFIVTQHPLPNTVKDFWRLVLDYHCTAIVMLNDVDPAQLCTQYWPEIGVHSHGPLQLEFVSADLEEDVISRIFRIYNAARPQDGFRMVQQFQFLGWPMYRDTAVNKRSFLKLLHQVEKWQEEYGGGEGRTVVHCLNGGGRSGAFCAISIVCEMLRQQRSADVFHAVKTLRNNKPNMVDLLEQYKFCYEVALEYLNST from the exons ATGAACAGACTGGACCCCCAGACCAACTCTAGTCCAATCAAAGAAGAGTTCAGA ACGTTGAACATGGTGACTCCGACGCTGCGTGTGGAGGACTGCAGCATCGCTCTGTTGCCGAGGAACCATGAGAAGAACCGCTGCATGGACGTCCTGCCTCCGGACCGGTGCCTGCCCTTCCTCATCACCATCGACGGAGAGAGCTCCAACTACATCAACGCCGCCCTTATGGAC agCTACAAGCAGCCGTCCGCCTTCATCGTGACCCagcaccccctccccaacacggTGAAGGACTTCTGGAGGCTGGTGCTGGACTACCACTGCACCGCCATCGTGATGCTGAACGACGTGGACCCCGCCCAG ttgtgtactCAGTACTGGCCGGAGATCGGGGTCCACAGCCACGGACCTCTGCAGCTGGAGTTTGTCTCCGCCGACCTCGAGGAAGACGTGATCAGCCGGATATTCAGGATATACAACGCTGCCCGG ccccaggaCGGGTTCCGCATGGTGCAGCAGTTCCAGTTCCTGGGCTGGCCGATGTACCGCGACACGGCCGTCAACAAGCGCTCCTTCCTcaagctcctccaccaggtggAGAAGTGGCAGGAGGAGtacggagggggggagggccgcACTGTGGTGCACTGCCT taATGGGGGAGGTCGCAGTGGGGCGTTCTGTGCCATCAGTATCGTATGTGAGATGTTGAGGCAGCAGCGGTCCGCGGACGTCTTCCACGCCGTCAAGACCCTACGGAACAACAAGCCCAACATGGTGGACCTGctg gagCAGTACAAATTCTGCTATGAAGTCGCTCTGGAATATCTCAACTCTACTTAA